Genomic DNA from Chlorogloeopsis sp. ULAP01:
GTGCTGTTTACGCTTCAATGCGATAAAGCCTGCAAGCAACAAAAAGCTCCCCGCTATTGTTGTGGGTTCTGGTACCGCAGTTGCCTTCCATGTACCGCCACCGCTAACGGGGCCATGTCCACTCACAGGAAAACCAAACAAACCCCAAGTTCCATCTGGGTTGATATTAAACAAGTCTCTCTGACCAATCCCACATCTGGGTAAGCATCCGTCCCAACGGTTTGCTGTTCCCACGCCGGGACTGCGAGGATCTCCTCCCGATACACTCAAAAGCACATCTGTTGAACCTGGTGGAGAAGTTGAAAAACTTGTGGGTTTCCAAAAGTAGACAAATCCTCCGACAATACTCTGACCAGTTTCATTCAGTTCAAAAATCGTAGATGTAGGACTAGGGATTGTAAATTCAAAGCCTTTCAACTGCAAATTAACTGATAGGCTCGTCACCAGAGAAAAGTCATCAGGTGGTGTATAGCGCCGTGTTACAAACTGAGGAGGAATTCGGTTTTGCGGATTCTCATAAACAGCACCTGGTCTCAACGATACAAAACTTCCTGAAAATGGCGCATATGTAAATCCCCCAATTCCAACTAAACTCCCAAAATTGTCGAATAATTCTAATTTTGCAGCGTTGACATCTTTAAAGGTAATAGAAGAAGCAAATACTTTTTTGGTGGTAACAAAACCAGTTGTAAAAATGAACGCGGCAACAGTTACATTTGTTAACACCTTGATTGGAAGTTTCATAATTTATTCTTTGGAAGGATTTATAACAATTTTGGATTAAAACCATTAATTCATAGGTTATTCCAGAATTTTGAAACAAGACTCCTTATTCCAATTAGGGATGATTGCACAAATACATAGTTACAAATAGGACAGTATCGCAGATTGTAATTGCGATAAAAAACAAGCATTACTTTAAATATGAACTATGCGATCGCCTTTAGGTTAACGGGGCTATACCCAGCACAGGAGACAATTGAGAAATAACTTATCCAGTAAATTTTTTTAAATCTTGCAGTACTTCACCAGCTGATTGATAGCGATCGCTAAAGTGATAGCACACCATCTTATCTAAAATTGCTGCTAATGTTTCATTAATTTGTGCTTGGTGACGCCATTCTACAGTACCAGTTTCGGGATGAGGTTGAAGTTCGTGTGGTGGTATGCCTGTAATAGCTTGAATAGCAATCATTCCCAAGGCATAAATATCACTACACAATCGAGGATGTCCAGCAAATTGTTCTGGTGGTGCATAACCTCGTGTACCGATAGCGACTGTTGCTAATTCGGTTTGATCAATAGTTAGAGGTTGCATCATTTTAACTGCACCAAAGTCAATTAATACTAGGCGCTTATCTATATCGGATCTAATAATATTACTTGGTTTGATATCTCGATGAATAACACGATGTTCATGGACAAATGTCAGAACTTCTAAAATTCCTCCTAACATTTCAACTACATACGATTCATTTTTCACATCCTGACTTAGTGAGATTTCTTCACTGAGAGGATGTCCAGAAATATATTCTTGTACTAAGTAAAATTCATTATTTTCTTCAAAATATGCTAGTAATTCAGGAATTTGGCGATTTCTACCTAAAACTTCCAAAATTTCTGCTTCTGCATCAAATAATCTTCTGGCAACTTGCATAAATTTTGTATCCCTACGGGCTGGCATGAGTTGTTTTACTACACAAATTGGACTGCCTGGACGCTGGATATCTTTTGCTATGTAAGTGCAGCCAAATCCACCAG
This window encodes:
- a CDS encoding PEP-CTERM sorting domain-containing protein translates to MKLPIKVLTNVTVAAFIFTTGFVTTKKVFASSITFKDVNAAKLELFDNFGSLVGIGGFTYAPFSGSFVSLRPGAVYENPQNRIPPQFVTRRYTPPDDFSLVTSLSVNLQLKGFEFTIPSPTSTIFELNETGQSIVGGFVYFWKPTSFSTSPPGSTDVLLSVSGGDPRSPGVGTANRWDGCLPRCGIGQRDLFNINPDGTWGLFGFPVSGHGPVSGGGTWKATAVPEPTTIAGSFLLLAGFIALKRKQHSGK